From Gammaproteobacteria bacterium:
GTTGTTAATTAGGGGGGGAGCCCCCCCCTGTAAAGTCAAATGCGCCGAATTACCCAAATCAACTACGGCGCCGCTTCGCAGCCATCATGCCTAAAATGCCAGCTCCAAACAGCAACACCGGTGCAGGTGCAGGTACTGGTACTGGTACGGCATCACGGTTTAGGGCAACGTCGCCATCGCGAACGGCCCAGGCGTAAAACTCATAGTCTTTAGTGATGATGTCCTGATAGCCACTGGAGATATTGAAGTACCACGCGTACTGGGTATCGGGCGCGTATTCAGTACCAGACCAATAGTAGTTCGACTGGAGATTATCGATCAGCCCGACATCATTCTGGCCATAGGAGCTGGTATCTATCCCGTTAAGAGTGCCATTGCCGAAGATACCCCAGGTGGGATCAATACTGCCATTCTCGTTGAGATAGGACTCCAGCCCCAGATTAACATGGTACATATAAGCCAGTTCCGAATTGGCGCTATCAACGTTATAGCCACAATCGGTACCTGTGTTGGCCCAATTGCACCCAGACGTGCCGGTGTCGGTGATACTGGCCAAACGCCAGTCGCCATAGCCGCCATAGACTAGATTATTCGCCCAGGCGTTGGCCGCACCCCAGGTCAAAAGACCATCGGCATCGTAACCCGACGTCATGGCATAGTTGGCGTCCTTTAACCAAGTGATGTTCTGGTCTGAGTCATAGATCATGCCGTTGCCACGGTCGATTAATGCTGCGTGAGCGCTGGTGGATAGGGCGAAGGTTGCAATTGCGATAACTGTCGTCGATTTTTTCATAGTGATTCTCAATAACTTATATAGATGTGATAGGTTGGCTCAGGTTTCCTAATAACACCAATATGAGCCTGTGATTTATCATACGCGGCTGATCAGGGGAAGTTGTCACGAAACGGTCATATTTCAGTCATGTTTCGCTGAGCAATAACCAAAGACA
This genomic window contains:
- a CDS encoding DUF1566 domain-containing protein, yielding MIYDSDQNITWLKDANYAMTSGYDADGLLTWGAANAWANNLVYGGYGDWRLASITDTGTSGCNWANTGTDCGYNVDSANSELAYMYHVNLGLESYLNENGSIDPTWGIFGNGTLNGIDTSSYGQNDVGLIDNLQSNYYWSGTEYAPDTQYAWYFNISSGYQDIITKDYEFYAWAVRDGDVALNRDAVPVPVPAPAPVLLFGAGILGMMAAKRRRS